The Mauremys mutica isolate MM-2020 ecotype Southern chromosome 1, ASM2049712v1, whole genome shotgun sequence genome has a segment encoding these proteins:
- the LOC123373331 gene encoding uncharacterized protein LOC123373331, protein MSSLLLYLLFAVFYAVIRLAISEALRRKRRHRKKKQKRKAFGCSEEELEEACASLETCCPVHPEKLRLAQRLRLVDRRLQDMARHLDEVLIPPSVSTSVMSQFSYSSMESTTSPLWSPSSFSLREASVTWSEPLCHTREIMTVTSWEGSIHPSQAQPLPRPPAHSRRDRREQNIGLDQMSAHGSDFNIRQKHLQSQLGAPQTPIPGEPLLGEQDTKQQWEFSTDRPKCGFPAKVPKPLRSDTRPQHAQEIQEPCVCPWGPLPQKAHRIMVSPDAILARFVPMAWIKLQDHVAQKCLEIEMKAFPKIVRESHRDAPLLTETALPGPLRPPREPGKHRTAAFPTMGQQPAHPVELHIRREHLIMQRGLLTLDPEPPAKLPHAVQARRASVEFSEMETDFLQTGRQSTSSSSSTRPPTPVEDTTMETGRNDSAAGNQTNPDRCPLPARMDLTSPPPGTTIAEKTLEATLQIYRSELRKPLTSVCDSKGTEEKLELHMERKVLLGEGSCLGPGAQAGESRADLPRTQCHQVAPEAPGSEQLTRSPLDSLIAGQAAHDLQIKHLTEMLSSSRPLVGQVSVCQQCRKAQPGKMKGKKTQKETSAELHGLRDIMGSHGFDGTVNSNLSRDQPPIKICKKCSKLRWKRPAGSAGADVPGRSHGIPQRWTPGDSSASSNHNKVPVVWLLPADKSKTQDGMGKRAPTRQPKMVSIATSTTGLSQAGEKATGNPDSSPPKSPKASRARTPSPSRSKVLKQRLMRLKQIFSKLQNKVKSRMSKDSRSRTPDTKFTKPPFWKARASKGVRFPSY, encoded by the exons gctcttcggaggaagaggagacacagaaagaaaaagcagaaacgAAAAG CTTTTGGGTGCAGTGAGGAAGAGTTGGAAGAGGCTTGTGCATCCCTAGAGACATG CTGCCCTGTGCACCCGGAGAAGCTCCGCTTGGCTCAGCGCCTCAGGCTGGTTGACAGGAGGCTACAGGACATGGCCAGACACCTGGATGAAGTTCTGATACC GCCGAGTGTGTCGACATCTGTGATGAGCCAGTTCTCCTATTCCTCTATGGAATCCACCACCTCTCCCCTCTGGAGTCCCAGCTCCTTTTCCCTGAGAGAAGCCTCCGTGACTTGGTCAGAGCCCCTCTGCCACACAAGGGAGATCATGACTGTCACGAGCTGGGAAGGATCCATTCATCCCAGccaagcccagcctctccccaggcctcctgcccacagcagacGAGACCGGCGAGAGCAGAACATAGGTCTGGACCAGATGTCAGCCCATGGCTCAGACTTCAACATCCGACAGAAGCatctgcagagccagctgggggCTCCACAAACCCCAATTCCAGGGGAGCCATTGCTGGGTGAGCAGGACACCAAGCAGCAATGGGAATTCAGCACAGATCGGCCCAAATGTGGATTTCCAGCAAAGGTCCCAAAGCCCCTGAGATCCGACACCAGGCCTCAGCATGCACAGGAGATCCAAGAGCCATGTGTCTGCCCCTGGGGACCTCTGCCCCAAAAGGCCCACAGGATTATGGTATCCCCTGATGCCATCCTGGCCAGGTTTGTGCCCATGGCGTGGATCAAGCTGCAGGATCACGTGGCTCAAAAATGCTTGGAGATCGAAATGAAGGCTTTTCCTAAGATTGTGAGAGAGTCGCACAGAGATGCTCCCCTCCTGACAGAGACTGCCCTGCCTGGGCCACTCCGCCCCCCTAGGGAGCCAGGCAAGCACAGGACAGCGGCATTCCCAACCATGGGACAACAGCCTGCCCACCCCGTCGAACTCCACATAAGGCGTGAGCATCTCATCATGCAGAGGGGGCTGCTCACCCTGGATCCAGAGCCCCCGGCAAAGCTGCCTCACGCTGTCCAAGCCAGGAGAGCCAGTGTGGAGTTCAGTGAGATGGAGACCGATTTCCTGCAGACAGGGAGGCAAAGCACAAGCTCCTCTTCTTCCACACGTCCTCCAACGCCAGTGGAAGATACCACCATGGAGACGGGCAGGAATGATAGCGCAGCAGGAAACCAGACTAACCCAGATCGCTGTCCTCTGCCAGCAAGGATGGATCTGACATCGCCACCTCCAGGAACCACAATAGCAGAGAAGACACTCGAAGCGACACTCCAGATTTATAGGAGCGAGTTGAGAAAGCCCCTTACCAGTGTGTGTGACAGcaaagggactgaagagaagctggagctgcacatggagaggaaggttctcttgggagaaggctcctgcctggggccaggggcacaagcaggtgagagcagggcagatCTTCCCAGGACCCAATGCCACCAGGTTGCCCCAGAGgccccaggctctgagcagctaacaagatccccccttgactctctcattgctgggcaggctgcacaCGACTTGCAGATCAAGCACCTGACGGAAATGTTGAGCAGCTCCCGCCCTTTGGTGGGCCAGGTCTCAGTTTGCCAGCAGTGCCGCAAGGCACAGCCAGGAAAGATGAAGGGTAAGAAAACTCAGAAGGAGAcatctgctgagctgcatggtCTTCGAGACATCATGGGTTCACATGGGTTCGATGGAACTGTGAATTCAAATCTCTCCAGGGACCAGCCGCCAATCAAAATCTGCAAGAAGTGCAGTAAGCTTCGATGGAAGagaccagctggctctgcaggtgctgaCGTGCCCGGAAGATCCCATGGAATTCCACAGCGATGGACTCCAGGAGACTCCTCAGCATCATCCAACCACAACAAGGTGCCAGTGGTGTGGCTCCTTCCAGCAGACAAGAGCAAGACGCAGGATGGAATGGGGAAAAGGGCTCCCACCAGGCAACCAAAGATGGTGTCCATTGCTACGAGTACAACAGGGCTTTCGCAAGCTGGGGAGAAAGCAACTGGGAATCCTGACAGTTCTCCCCCAAAGTCACCAAAGGCCTCCAGAGCTAGGACACCATCCCCTTCAAGGAGCAAAGTTCTCAAACAGAGGTTAATGCGCCTCAAGCAAATCTTCAGCAAGCTTCAAAACAAAGTGAAGTCCCGAATGTCCAAGGACTCTCGTTCCAGAACACCCGacactaaatttacaaagccacccttttggaaggcaagggcctccAAGGGTGTCCGCTTTCCATCctactga
- the LOC123361907 gene encoding olfactory receptor 51G2-like — translation MPTILGLFLFNSRVISLDACVAQISFIHSLQFIESSMLLLMAFDRFIAICNSLRYASILTLPRIANIGLVFVLRAVAVIFPLPFPETVPILSSQCPLPFLCLHQDVMKLVRSDITVNNIYGLFITVITVGLDSLLISLSYVILKAVLSITSPTKCLRALNTCVSHLCAVLLFYMPEFSLTVKHRFWKSSSPLLQIILGYIYLLVPPLMNPIVYSMKSNHLRARIIWVFVSNKSIHHPAPELVTQVMATYSILDPYIRGNKSY, via the coding sequence ATGCCGACGATACTGGGCCTATTCTTGTTTAACTCTAGAGTGATCAGCCTTGATGCTTGTGTTGCTCAGATATCCTTCATCCACTCTCTGCAATTCATTGAATCCTCTATGCTCTTGTTGATGGCATTTGACCGCTTCATCGCAATCTGTAACTCGCTGAGATATGCCTCCATCTTAACCCTGCCGAGAATAGCCAATATAGGACTGGTGTTTGTGCTAAGAGCAGTGGCAGTAATATTTCCACTCCCCTTTCCTGAAACAGTTCCGATTCTTTCgagccaatgtcctctcccattcctctGCCTGCACCAGGACGTCATGAAGCTGGTTCGTTCGGACATCACAGTCAACAACATCTATGGCTTGTTTATTACAGTCATAACGGTGGGGTTGGACTCGCTGCTCATTTCCCTCTCTTATGTGATCCTCAAAGCAGTGCTGAGCATCACGTCCCCCACAAAATGCCTTAGGGCCCTGAACACCTGtgtctcccacctctgcgccGTCCTGCTCTTCTACATGCCAGAGTTCAGCCTGACTGTCAAACACAGATTCTGGAAGAGCTCTTCTCCCTTGCTTCAAATTATCCTGGGCTACATCTACCTGCTGGTTCCTCCTTTAATGAATCCAATTGTGTACAGCATGAAAAGCAACCATCTTCGAGCAAGGATAATCTGGGTATTTGTCAGTAACAAGTCAATTCATCATCCAGCTCCGGAGCTGGTGACACAGGTCATGGCCACCTATTCCATCTTGGACCCTTATATACGAGGAAACAAGAGCTACTGA